The following coding sequences are from one Paenibacillus tundrae window:
- a CDS encoding AraC family transcriptional regulator produces the protein MELFNYKKSEDVLALSASFTDFTYKKHCHEEYAVGVTLRGIQQYNLDGHYQASHKNGVMLFNREQTHDGSSYDREGIDYVMLYFKPELMAEVLGEKELHFSTPIVYDPELARAILRVNDAVQHGRDEALCSELLLNLASLLARENEVTVPHRATSSLVRTAKEMMFYSIDDVLKLDDLCTQLGMSKYQFIREFKAQAGISPYQFFLNCKVERARQSLENDKDIYAAVAQCGFVDLTHLNRHFKRFFGITAYEYMKQLN, from the coding sequence GTGGAATTGTTCAATTACAAAAAATCAGAGGATGTGCTGGCTCTCTCCGCCAGCTTTACGGATTTCACTTACAAAAAACATTGTCACGAGGAATATGCCGTAGGGGTAACTCTTCGAGGTATTCAACAATATAATCTGGATGGTCATTATCAAGCTTCTCACAAAAATGGCGTCATGTTATTCAATCGAGAGCAGACGCATGATGGTAGCTCCTATGACCGTGAAGGAATCGATTATGTCATGTTATATTTCAAACCAGAACTGATGGCCGAGGTGCTGGGAGAGAAGGAGTTGCACTTCTCAACACCCATCGTTTATGACCCTGAACTTGCGCGAGCAATTCTCAGGGTGAACGATGCTGTTCAGCATGGTCGAGACGAAGCTTTATGCAGCGAGCTACTACTCAATCTAGCGAGCCTGTTAGCTAGAGAAAACGAAGTAACCGTACCGCATAGAGCTACCAGCAGCCTTGTGCGTACGGCAAAAGAAATGATGTTCTACAGTATCGACGATGTGCTTAAACTGGACGACCTTTGCACCCAACTTGGCATGTCCAAGTATCAATTCATTCGTGAGTTCAAAGCACAAGCCGGTATTTCTCCGTACCAGTTTTTCCTGAATTGCAAAGTAGAGCGCGCACGCCAATCTTTGGAGAACGATAAGGACATCTACGCTGCTGTAGCTCAGTGCGGGTTCGTGGATCTCACGCATCTTAACCGTCATTTCAAACGTTTCTTCGGCATTACCGCCTATGAATATATGAAACAACTCAATTAA
- a CDS encoding glycoside hydrolase family 1 protein: protein MKMKDGFFWGGATAANQFEGGWNKGGKGPSTSDMMTGGTHTTPRRITSVLEEGTYYPSHEAVDFYGHYKEDIALMAEMGFKMFRMSINWSRIYPNGDDLEPNEEGLKFYDNVFAELRKYNIEPLVTISHYETPFGLTEKYNGWASRDLIDFYIRYCTTLFNRYKDQVKYWLTFNEINCLTMPLGAYMAGGIRFEGKETLTDGVDEPQTRFQALHHQFVASAKAVKLAHEINPDFQIGCMIAFMTTYPNTCNPDDMLLAQKKDQISNMICGDVQVRGAYPGFAKRFFAEQGIQIEMHPDDAQTLREGCVDFYSFSYYMSLVESADETLERAEGNLLGGIKNPYLEASDWGWQIDPKGLRYTLNHLYDRYQVPLMVVENGLGAVDVVEEDGSINDDYRIDYLKGHIEQMKEAVADGVDLIAYTMWGCIDLVSASTGEMKKRYGFIHVNKDNDGNGDLSRTPKKSFYWYKKVIESNGEQL, encoded by the coding sequence ATGAAAATGAAAGATGGATTTTTCTGGGGTGGCGCAACGGCTGCCAATCAATTTGAAGGTGGATGGAATAAGGGCGGCAAAGGCCCAAGCACTTCCGATATGATGACAGGGGGTACGCACACGACTCCACGACGCATTACATCTGTATTGGAAGAAGGAACGTATTATCCGAGCCACGAAGCGGTTGATTTTTACGGTCATTACAAAGAGGACATTGCTCTTATGGCTGAAATGGGCTTCAAAATGTTCCGTATGTCGATCAACTGGTCAAGAATCTATCCTAACGGTGACGATCTGGAACCGAACGAAGAGGGATTGAAGTTCTATGACAATGTCTTTGCTGAGCTGAGAAAATATAACATTGAACCACTCGTGACGATTTCTCACTATGAGACACCATTTGGTCTAACTGAGAAGTATAATGGCTGGGCATCCCGTGATTTGATTGACTTCTATATTCGATATTGTACAACCCTCTTCAACCGCTACAAGGATCAGGTGAAGTACTGGTTGACGTTCAATGAGATCAACTGTCTGACAATGCCGCTTGGTGCGTATATGGCGGGTGGTATTCGATTTGAAGGCAAAGAGACGCTGACGGATGGAGTCGATGAGCCACAGACTCGTTTCCAAGCATTGCATCACCAGTTCGTTGCGAGTGCGAAAGCAGTGAAGCTTGCTCATGAGATCAATCCTGATTTCCAAATTGGCTGTATGATCGCCTTCATGACGACATATCCGAATACATGTAACCCAGACGATATGTTGCTCGCACAGAAGAAGGACCAGATTTCGAACATGATCTGTGGAGATGTGCAGGTTCGCGGCGCATACCCTGGGTTTGCTAAACGTTTCTTTGCGGAGCAAGGTATCCAAATCGAGATGCACCCGGATGATGCACAGACACTGCGCGAAGGTTGCGTAGACTTCTACTCCTTCAGTTATTATATGTCTTTGGTTGAAAGTGCAGATGAGACGCTGGAGAGAGCAGAAGGCAACCTACTGGGCGGTATTAAAAATCCGTATCTGGAAGCTTCCGACTGGGGCTGGCAGATCGATCCGAAAGGACTGCGTTACACGTTGAACCACCTGTATGACCGTTATCAGGTTCCACTGATGGTGGTAGAGAATGGTCTGGGCGCGGTTGATGTGGTAGAGGAAGACGGCTCCATTAACGATGACTACCGGATTGACTATCTGAAAGGCCACATTGAGCAGATGAAAGAAGCTGTTGCAGATGGCGTAGATCTTATTGCGTATACGATGTGGGGATGTATCGACCTTGTGAGTGCTTCCACAGGGGAGATGAAAAAACGGTATGGCTTTATCCATGTCAACAAAGACAATGATGGTAATGGTGATCTGAGCAGAACACCGAAGAAGAGCTTCTACTGGTACAAAAAAGTCATTGAATCCAATGGTGAACAACTGTAA
- a CDS encoding helix-turn-helix transcriptional regulator, producing the protein MENNRLFRMLLLLLEKKKSTAPELARLFEISVRTVYRDIDRLSAAGIPVYTTTGKHGGVHLMDNYVMDKSLLSEDDQNEILLGLYSVSAIPHLNSAHMLKRLTAMFDHELDWIEFDFSPWGSIPMQERELFNQVKLAILSKQLMTFHYVDSDGESSIETIEPIKLIFKNNTWYFKGYDRNRPQHPEAQTYKMKRISELKLRPKLMDENTTIEGSGTKDHIANTPISLKLQFSSAIAYRAYDYFDPSRIEKLPDGQLLVSLEIHEGERLYFFLMSFGAELTILEPTYIRQELLHRHRMAVAHLQEQCSDPSSLDQE; encoded by the coding sequence ATGGAAAATAACCGATTATTCAGAATGCTACTGTTGTTATTGGAGAAAAAGAAATCGACTGCGCCTGAACTGGCACGGCTGTTTGAAATATCGGTACGCACCGTATACCGTGACATCGATCGATTAAGTGCGGCAGGCATTCCCGTGTATACCACAACCGGCAAACATGGCGGTGTACATCTCATGGACAACTATGTCATGGATAAGTCGCTTCTATCTGAAGATGATCAGAATGAGATTTTGTTAGGTCTTTATAGCGTGAGTGCCATCCCACATCTGAACAGTGCACATATGTTGAAACGGCTCACCGCCATGTTTGACCATGAGCTAGACTGGATTGAATTTGATTTTTCTCCTTGGGGTAGCATTCCCATGCAAGAGAGAGAACTATTTAACCAGGTGAAGCTTGCCATCCTCAGCAAGCAGCTTATGACATTTCATTATGTCGATTCAGACGGCGAGTCTAGTATAGAGACGATCGAACCAATCAAATTAATTTTCAAAAACAATACCTGGTACTTCAAAGGCTACGACCGCAATCGACCTCAACACCCCGAAGCCCAGACCTATAAAATGAAACGAATATCTGAACTCAAGCTGCGACCGAAGCTTATGGACGAGAACACAACAATTGAGGGCTCGGGCACAAAAGACCACATTGCCAACACGCCTATTTCGTTAAAGCTACAATTCTCAAGCGCAATTGCGTACCGGGCATATGATTATTTTGACCCCTCCCGGATTGAGAAACTGCCTGATGGTCAATTGCTTGTGTCGCTAGAGATTCATGAGGGCGAACGCTTATATTTTTTCCTTATGTCATTCGGCGCTGAACTCACCATTCTGGAGCCAACGTATATCCGGCAGGAACTGCTCCATCGCCATCGCATGGCTGTCGCACATTTACAGGAACAATGCAGCGATCCATCCAGTCTAGATCAGGAATGA
- a CDS encoding class I SAM-dependent methyltransferase — translation MQDIRRNNVDRFTGFGALYDQNRPSAPTEVVDILTTYLGHKPRMVADVGCGTGLSSWIWLHEADRIIGFEPSDDMRTVAESKWESAGKPDNLRFVSGLSHELGLPDDSVDILTCSQSFHWMEPQSTLSEFARVLRPGGIFAAYDCDWPPMLDWELEQAYQQLVLTADNRALQLSSPESQAYKWSKDGHLGQIQQSGLFRYVREIVFHHRETFDADRYVNLALSQGGLQTALKLGADEVRTAADEFRQLAVKVFDGHARSALFSYRMRLGIV, via the coding sequence ATGCAAGACATTAGACGTAACAATGTAGATCGATTTACCGGCTTTGGTGCGTTATATGACCAGAATCGACCATCTGCTCCCACCGAAGTTGTAGATATTCTAACGACGTATTTAGGTCATAAACCGCGTATGGTCGCAGATGTAGGCTGCGGAACAGGGTTATCCTCATGGATCTGGCTTCATGAAGCAGATCGTATTATTGGATTTGAACCAAGTGATGATATGAGAACAGTTGCCGAGTCCAAATGGGAGTCTGCAGGAAAACCGGATAACCTCCGATTTGTATCTGGCTTATCGCATGAGCTTGGCTTGCCTGACGATAGTGTAGACATACTGACTTGCTCACAGTCCTTTCATTGGATGGAGCCTCAATCGACTCTCTCCGAGTTCGCTCGTGTGTTGCGACCGGGAGGCATCTTCGCAGCTTACGATTGTGACTGGCCCCCTATGCTAGATTGGGAGCTTGAACAGGCGTACCAGCAATTAGTGCTTACCGCAGACAACCGAGCATTGCAACTATCCAGTCCAGAGAGTCAGGCTTATAAATGGAGTAAAGACGGACATCTAGGGCAGATTCAGCAATCGGGATTGTTCCGCTATGTTCGTGAGATTGTATTCCATCACCGAGAGACATTCGACGCAGACCGTTATGTCAATCTGGCTCTAAGTCAGGGTGGATTACAAACTGCTCTGAAGCTTGGTGCAGATGAAGTTCGGACTGCCGCAGATGAGTTCAGACAACTGGCAGTGAAGGTATTTGATGGGCATGCCAGATCAGCTTTATTTTCTTATCGCATGCGCCTAGGAATCGTATAA
- a CDS encoding XRE family transcriptional regulator gives MLKERIEFLSKKKQISRKDLVDGLVTQAHFANILAERYALPEDLAEAIAERLGVQPSYLLLAAAQDEQTLSRAEAIFDQLSVAASAITEETVHALDDRDDTLTVELTTALMKAVYYQQLNDASAHEYIHSSYLNFYLEKYGRPDDSDFPRPLYKALLYYKIQYYRSKHAFVDVLTHATRLSSLLPQGSEFWLSVQNIKMEAYIQVRQYEEAKQVFEQTMRHVVDQRLFHRLSGLYVAYSGYCFTMGLVQEALSALTMAEANLVYTSNQGELMTAIANNRIVMLTMTGELDQAMGEIERFESLLQQEPEETQYGMKPLILIYRCEIALARKDWGMLALSVDHLLQCATTQDQQMSGIFYQSQLALAHGDQGVFMERALACLPYFESAQHALRLEHLYEGLAVVSEDQRKYKEAAMYYRKLVYLLRNK, from the coding sequence ATGCTCAAGGAACGAATTGAATTTCTAAGTAAAAAGAAACAAATCTCGCGCAAGGATCTTGTGGATGGCCTGGTTACCCAGGCACACTTTGCTAATATTTTGGCAGAACGCTACGCACTTCCTGAAGACTTGGCAGAGGCCATCGCAGAGCGGTTAGGGGTGCAGCCATCATACCTATTACTTGCAGCTGCACAGGATGAGCAGACACTTTCGCGTGCCGAAGCGATCTTTGACCAGTTGTCGGTTGCCGCCTCGGCGATCACAGAGGAGACGGTACATGCATTGGATGACCGGGATGATACACTTACGGTGGAGTTAACCACTGCCTTGATGAAAGCAGTCTATTATCAGCAATTAAATGATGCATCCGCACATGAATATATACATAGCTCATACCTGAACTTTTATCTGGAGAAATACGGTCGTCCGGATGATTCGGATTTCCCACGTCCGTTATACAAAGCCTTGTTATACTACAAAATACAATACTATCGTTCTAAACACGCTTTTGTGGATGTTCTCACACATGCGACCCGGCTTAGTTCGTTGCTTCCTCAAGGCAGCGAGTTTTGGTTGTCCGTGCAGAACATCAAGATGGAAGCGTACATTCAGGTTAGGCAGTATGAAGAGGCCAAGCAGGTGTTTGAGCAGACGATGCGTCATGTCGTAGATCAGCGATTATTTCATCGTTTATCTGGACTGTATGTAGCTTATAGTGGATATTGCTTCACCATGGGGCTTGTGCAAGAGGCGCTCTCGGCGTTGACGATGGCGGAGGCGAACTTGGTGTACACCAGCAATCAGGGGGAGCTGATGACCGCTATTGCGAACAATCGGATCGTCATGCTGACGATGACGGGTGAGCTGGATCAGGCCATGGGCGAGATTGAAAGATTCGAATCACTGTTGCAACAGGAGCCAGAAGAGACACAGTACGGCATGAAGCCACTTATTCTCATTTATCGCTGTGAAATCGCCTTAGCTCGTAAAGATTGGGGTATGCTTGCTCTAAGTGTGGATCATCTGCTGCAGTGTGCGACGACGCAGGATCAACAGATGAGCGGAATCTTCTATCAAAGTCAACTCGCACTAGCACATGGGGATCAAGGCGTATTTATGGAACGAGCTTTGGCATGTCTACCTTATTTTGAATCGGCACAGCATGCCCTAAGGCTAGAGCATTTATATGAAGGGTTAGCGGTCGTGTCGGAGGATCAGCGCAAGTATAAGGAAGCAGCGATGTATTATCGTAAGCTTGTCTATCTGCTACGTAATAAATAA